From the Corythoichthys intestinalis isolate RoL2023-P3 chromosome 15, ASM3026506v1, whole genome shotgun sequence genome, one window contains:
- the chrm5a gene encoding muscarinic acetylcholine receptor M5a produces the protein MEAERALNATINSSTMDSQLVTHSLWEVVTIATVSAIVSLITIVGNILVMLSFKVNSQLKTVNNYYLLSLAAADLIIGIFSMNLYTSYILMGYWALGNLSCDLWLAVDYVASNASVMNLLAISFDRYFSITRPLTYRAKRTPRRAGVMIGLAWLVSLILWAPPILCWQYFVGKRTVPERQCQIQFFSEPIITFGTAIAAFYIPVSVMTILYCRIYKETEKRTKDLAELQGANQSAQPDVTKPQMIRSCFSCKLRSGSKDCTQASWSSSCRNQAAKSAASNTDEWSKAGQLTTYNSYPSSEDEDKSVSFGNQVCEVSKSAAGSETEQLSSFDEENFYQTSSQSNSQRSSKRVSYKFKSKDTLAPHPSKNGDAKSAFSSAESMSTQAASSASKDVTLKNHMTKRKRMVLIKERKAAQTLSAILLAFILTWTPYNIMVLISTFCSDCIPLSLWHLGYWLCYVNSTVNPMCYALCNKTFQKTFRMLLLCQWKKKRIEEKLYWYGQNPIVGSKLS, from the coding sequence ATGGAAGCGGAGCGTGCACTAAATGCCACAATAAATAGCAGTACAATGGATAGCCAGCTGGTCACACACAGTCTCTGGGAGGTGGTCACCATAGCGACTGTGTCTGCCATTGTCAGCCTCATCACCATAGTGGGGAACATTCTGGTGATGCTGTCCTTTAAAGTCAACAGCCAACTAAAGACGGTAAACAATTACTATTTGCTGAGCCTTGCGGCTGCAGACCTCATCATTGGCATCTTCTCCATGAACTTGTACACTTCCTACATTCTGATGGGTTACTGGGCTTTAGGGAACCTGTCCTGTGACCTGTGGTTGGCTGTGGACTACGTGGCCAGTAACGCGTCAGTCATGAACTTGCTAGCGATCAGTTTCGATAGATACTTTTCCATCACTAGGCCTCTTACGTATAGAGCCAAACGTACTCCCAGGCGGGCAGGCGTCATGATAGGTTTGGCCTGGTTGGTGTCGCTCATTTTGTGGGCACCGCCTATCTTATGCTGGCAATACTTTGTGGGGAAAAGAACCGTCCCCGAGAGACAATGCCAGATTCAGTTTTTCTCAGAACCCATTATAACATTCGGAACGGCTATCGCTGCGTTTTATATCCCCGTGTCAGTCATGACCATCCTCTACTGTCGGATCTACAAAGAAACTGAAAAAAGGACCAAGGATTTAGCAGAGCTTCAAGGAGCCAACCAGTCCGCGCAACCTGATGTGACCAAGCCTCAAATGATCCGATCATGTTTTAGTTGTAAATTAAGATCCGGCTCGAAGGACTGCACTCAGGCCTCGTGGTCGTCCTCGTGCAGGAACCAAGCTGCCAAATCCGCTGCCTCCAACACCGACGAGTGGTCCAAAGCCGGTCAGCTGACCACCTACAACAGCTACCCGTCCTCAGAAGACGAAGACAAGTCCGTGTCTTTTGGGAACCAGGTTTGTGAAGTCAGCAAGAGCGCGGCGGGGAGCGAAACGGAGCAGCTCAGCAGCTTCGACGAGGAAAACTTTTACCAAACGTCTTCCCAAAGCAACTCTCAAAGGAGTAGCAAGCGCGTGTCGTATAAGTTCAAGTCCAAAGACACCCTCGCGCCTCACCCGAGCAAAAACGGTGACGCCAAAAGCGCCTTTTCTTCAGCCGAGTCCATGAGCACTCAGGCCGCCTCTTCAGCATCCAAGGACGTCACGCTAAAGAACCACATGACcaagaggaagaggatggtgctGATTAAAGAGAGGAAGGCAGCTCAGACCCTCAGCGCCATACTTCTGGCCTTCATCCTTACATGGACGCCTTATAACATCATGGTGCTCATTTCCACCTTCTGCTCGGACTGCATTCCCCTGTCTCTGTGGCACCTCGGCTACTGGCTGTGCTACGTCAATAGCACCGTTAACCCTATGTGCTATGCTCTCTGCAACAAGACTTTCCAAAAGACCTTCCGCATGCTTCTCCTCTGCCAGTGGAAGAAAAAGCGGATTGAGGAGAAACTCTACTGGTATGGACAAAACCCAATTGTTGGCTCTAAACTTTCTTGA
- the zgc:194887 gene encoding fibrinogen-like protein 1-like protein has protein sequence MKMKGRLMQLMLLLFLSPYGVNMEHLQAENLHLLCPDQHNVVMNQGMRVLPRDCHEMLMSSSGHARDGVYLIQPAEAPIVVYCAMQEGGWTVVQHITVNSSISFDRVWTDYKNGFGDVTGDHWLGNEYLHQLSSGPARFKLGVKLVDRDAVTKTGEYDPFMVEGESSAYRLRLGLFQGTAVDALTQDTENYLHDNQKFTTKDRDNDNYFQNCARLEFQGVAGGGWWYDACAGANLNRRNVIYWQKDCNKEHLCKYAWMMVKPSETGKQVQCGDCRRDEL, from the exons ATGAAAATGAAAGGTCGGCTAATGCAGCTCATGTTGCTGCTCTTTCTGAGTCCATATGGGGTCAACATGGAGCATCTCCAAGCAGAGAACCTTCATCTCTTATGTCCTGATCAGCATAATGTGGTCATGAACCAAGGAATGAGAG TGTTACCAAGAGATTGTCACGAAATGCTCATGAGCTCGTCAGGACACGCCAGAGATGGCGTTTACTTGATCCAACCAGCGGAAGCCCCCATTGTTGTCTACTGTGCCATGCAAGAAGGAGGATGGACCGTGGTACAGCACATCACCGTAAACAGCAGCATCAGTTTTGACCGGGTATGGACCGACTACAAGAACGGTTTCGGAGATGTCACCGGAGATCACTGGCTCGGGAACGAATATCTTCACCAGCTGAGCAGTGGCCCGGCACGCTTTAAACTGGGAGTCAAACTAGTGGACCGAGACGCCGTCACAAAAACGGGAGAGTACGACCCTTTCATGGTGGAGGGCGAATCGTCGGCATACCGGCTGAGACTTGGGTTGTTCCAGGGCACGGCCGTGGACGCTCTCACCCAGGACACGGAGAACTACCTGCACGACAACCAAAAATTCACGACAAAGGACAGAGACAATGATAATTACTTCCAGAACTGTGCCAGGCTGGAGTTCCAGGGGGTGGCCGGCGGAGGTTGGTGGTACGACGCGTGTGCCGGTGCCAATCTGAACCGCAGGAATGTCATCTACTGGCAAAAGGACTGCAACAAGGAGCATCTGTGCAAGTACGCTTGGATGATGGTGAAACCATCAGAAACTGGTAAACAAGTTCAATGCGGAGACTGTAGAAGGGATGAGCTATGA